In Amphiprion ocellaris isolate individual 3 ecotype Okinawa chromosome 3, ASM2253959v1, whole genome shotgun sequence, one genomic interval encodes:
- the ada2a gene encoding adenosine deaminase 2-A yields the protein MAVPLQRPHVVCLLLCCLTSCLSIPDPRQRDALIHLEASMQTGGQVVLSDAEQRLDALLFKMKQEETAKEDFPPAMHFFKARDLIKGSPIFSLLQKMPKGGALHLHDLAIVDVEWLVKNVTYRPYCYMCITDNRSIRFIFSSQLPKPLQRCSPWIQLKHLRAKMVNVTELDNSIRNNLTLYTDQEPEAVYPSQDVVWEAFEQKFLALWGLVMYAPVFREYFYQGLSEFYMDNVMYVELRVLLAEIYELDGSTHDSAFTLRTYQDISREFKANHPDFFGVRVIFSIHRGVNASVMTGAVEEAMKLQKDFPDIMAGFDMVGREDSGKPLWDFREALSLPAERGVPMPFFFHAGETNLQGTEVDQNLLDALLFNTSRIGHGFALPRHPLARDLSRRRGVALEVCPISNQVMKLVKDLRNHPAAGLMSEDHPVVISSDDPAMFGASGLSYDFYEAFVGFGGIRSHLGSLKQLAINSIRYSSLTPQQQEEALAQWQTKWNTFVSENAF from the exons ATGGCAGTCCCTCTACAGCGCCCCCATGTGGTTTGCTTACTCCTGTGCTGCTTGACCAGCTGCCTGTCCATCCCAGACCCCAGGCAGAGAGATGCCCTCATTCACCTGGAGGCCTCCATGCAGACAGGTGGGCAGGTGGTGCTGAGCGACGCCGAGCAGCGGCTGGACGCccttctgtttaaaatgaagcagGAGGAGACAGCAAAAGAGGACTTTCCTCCTGCCATGCACTTCTTCAAGGCCAGGGACCTCATCAAGGGCAGTCCCATCTTCAGTCTGCTGCAGAAGATGCCTAAAG GTGGAGCGCTCCACCTTCATGACTTAGCCATAGTGGACGTAGAGTGGCTGGTGAAGAACGTGACGTATCGGCCGTACTGCTACATGTGCATCACTGACAACCGTTCCATCAGATTCATCTTCTCGTCTCAGCTGCCAAAACCTCTGCAGAGATGTTCTCCCTGGATCCAGCTGAAACACCTCAGAGCCAAGATGGTCAACGTCACAGAGCTGGACAACAG CATAAGGAACAACCTGACGCTCTACACCGACCAGGAACCAGAGGCGGTGTATCCCAGTCAGGATGTGGTCTGGGAAGCATTTGAACAGAAGTTCCTGGCGCTGTGGGGTCTGGTCATGTATGCTCCTGTGTTCAGAGAATATTTCTACCAAGGCCTCAGCGAGTTCTACATGGACAACGTCATGTATGTGGAGCTGCGGGTTCTACTTGCAGAG ATATACGAGTTGGACGGCAGCACTCATGACTCAGCCTTTACTCTGAGGACCTACCAGGACATCAGCAGGGAGTTCAAAGCAAACCACCCAGACTTCTTTGGAGTGAGAGTCATCTTTTCAATCCACAG GGGAGTAAACGCGTCGGTGATGACTGGAGCTGTTGAGGAGGCTATGAAGCTGCAGAAGGACTTCCCAGATATCATGGCTGGTTTTGACATG GTGGGTCGGGAGGACAGTGGAAAGCCGCTGTGGGATTTCAGAGAAGCCTTGTCGCTGCCTGCAGAGAGAGGAGTTCCGATGCCGTTCTTTTTTCATGCTGGAGAAACGA ATCTCCAGGGCACTGAGGTGGATCAGAACTTGTTGGATGCTCTTCTCTTTAACACGTCACGTATAGGACATGGGTTTGCTCTACCTCGCCACCCGCTGGCCAGAGACCTGTCCAGGAGGAGAGGGGTTGCTCTGGAAGTGTGTCCCATCTCCAACCAG GTGATGAAGTTGGTGAAAGATTTGCGGAACCATCCAGCAGCTGGACTGATGTCAGAAGATCACCCAGTGGTCATCAGCTCTGATGATCCGGCCATGTTCGGAGCCTCTGGCCTCTCTTACGACTTCTACGAAGCTTTTGTGGGTTTTGGAGGCATCAGATCCCATTTAGGCTCCCTTAAACAGCTGGCCATAAACTCCATCAG GTACAGCTCTTTGACTCCACAGCAACAAGAGGAAGCTCTGGCT